In a single window of the Desulfovibrio mangrovi genome:
- a CDS encoding P-II family nitrogen regulator, whose translation MMIMVRAIVRPEKADDVLAALMDNGFPAVTKYSVAGRGKQRGIKIGEVTYDEIPKTMLMCVIKAEDKDFVIKTIMEAARSGSKGAFGDGKIFVNEVSDVYTISSGVCDTAKEEAA comes from the coding sequence ATGATGATCATGGTGAGAGCAATCGTACGACCCGAAAAAGCTGATGATGTTCTGGCAGCCCTCATGGACAACGGCTTCCCCGCCGTCACCAAGTACTCCGTCGCAGGCCGCGGCAAGCAGCGCGGCATCAAGATCGGCGAAGTGACCTATGACGAGATTCCCAAGACCATGCTCATGTGCGTCATCAAGGCCGAAGACAAGGACTTTGTCATCAAGACCATTATGGAAGCCGCCCGATCCGGCTCCAAGGGTGCCTTCGGCGATGGCAAGATCTTCGTGAATGAGGTGAGCGATGTGTACACCATCAGCTCCGGCGTGTGCG
- the nifH gene encoding nitrogenase iron protein has product MRKVAIYGKGGIGKSTTTQNTVAGLAMMGRKVMVVGCDPKADSTRLLLGGLAQKSVLDTLREEGEDVELEDIRKPGFGDTWCVESGGPEPGVGCAGRGIITSINMLENLGAYEESEGLDYAFYDVLGDVVCGGFAMPIRDGKAEEIYIVCSGEMMAMYAANNICKGIMKYAQSGNVRLGGLICNSRNVDNEKEMIAELARRLGTQMIYFVPRDNDVQRAEINRKTVIEWNPEAPQADVYRNLAKAIDENEMFVIPTPLEIDELEALLLEYGLLEAA; this is encoded by the coding sequence ATGAGAAAGGTAGCCATTTACGGAAAAGGCGGCATCGGCAAGTCCACCACCACACAGAATACTGTAGCCGGTCTGGCCATGATGGGCCGCAAGGTCATGGTTGTAGGCTGTGACCCCAAGGCAGACTCCACCCGTCTGCTGCTCGGCGGCCTCGCCCAGAAGTCCGTGCTCGATACTCTGCGTGAAGAAGGGGAAGACGTGGAACTGGAAGATATCCGCAAGCCCGGTTTCGGCGACACGTGGTGCGTGGAATCCGGTGGCCCTGAGCCGGGCGTAGGCTGTGCAGGCCGCGGCATCATCACCTCCATCAACATGCTGGAAAACCTTGGCGCGTATGAAGAATCCGAAGGATTGGACTACGCCTTCTATGACGTTCTCGGCGACGTTGTGTGCGGTGGTTTCGCCATGCCCATCCGCGACGGCAAGGCAGAAGAAATCTACATCGTCTGCTCCGGCGAAATGATGGCCATGTATGCAGCCAACAACATCTGCAAGGGCATCATGAAGTATGCGCAGTCAGGCAACGTGCGCCTCGGCGGCCTGATCTGCAACTCCCGTAACGTGGATAACGAGAAGGAAATGATCGCAGAGCTGGCCCGCAGGCTCGGCACCCAGATGATCTACTTCGTCCCCCGCGACAACGATGTGCAGCGCGCGGAAATCAACCGCAAGACCGTCATCGAGTGGAACCCCGAAGCCCCTCAGGCCGACGTGTACCGCAACCTCGCCAAGGCCATTGACGAAAACGAGATGTTCGTCATCCCCACCCCGCTGGAAATCGACGAGCTTGAAGCGCTTCTGCTCGAATACGGCCTTCTGGAAGCCGCGTAA